The following proteins are encoded in a genomic region of Dyadobacter sp. UC 10:
- a CDS encoding bifunctional helix-turn-helix transcriptional regulator/GNAT family N-acetyltransferase: MMNIFKRTGKMALGSRLRMLTAKFTDDASSIYNLYNIDMQPKWFPVFYVLSERDDVTITEIATEIGHSQPSVSRIIREMAAKGLVIEGKDSADGRRNVVQLSAAGKEIIDKIQHQYEDVNNAVEELSAQANYDLWKAIEEWEFLLEQKSLFQRVREQRKLRESSAVEIVTYEPQYQSAFRNLNVEWISTYFKMEEADYKSLDHPQAYILDRGGYILVALYKGEPVGVCALIKMDDPDYDFELAKMAVSPRAQGMNIGWKLSNAAIEKARLLGAKGLYLESNTILKPAISLYHKLGFKKVTGRSTPYERANIQMELRF; the protein is encoded by the coding sequence ATGATGAATATCTTCAAAAGAACTGGCAAAATGGCGCTGGGGAGTCGCCTGAGAATGTTGACAGCTAAATTTACAGACGATGCATCTTCCATTTACAACCTCTACAACATCGATATGCAGCCGAAGTGGTTTCCCGTATTCTATGTGCTTTCGGAGCGGGATGATGTGACGATTACGGAGATTGCAACCGAGATCGGGCATTCGCAGCCCTCGGTGAGCAGGATCATCCGCGAGATGGCGGCAAAAGGATTGGTGATCGAGGGGAAGGATTCGGCGGACGGCCGACGGAATGTGGTGCAGCTTTCGGCGGCGGGGAAGGAGATTATTGACAAGATCCAGCATCAGTATGAAGATGTGAATAATGCCGTGGAAGAGCTGTCGGCGCAGGCGAATTACGATTTATGGAAGGCGATTGAGGAATGGGAGTTTTTACTGGAACAAAAGTCACTTTTCCAGCGGGTGAGGGAGCAGCGAAAACTGCGTGAAAGCAGCGCCGTTGAAATTGTTACCTACGAACCGCAATATCAATCCGCTTTCCGCAACCTGAATGTGGAATGGATATCGACCTATTTCAAAATGGAAGAAGCCGACTACAAATCGCTCGACCACCCCCAAGCGTATATACTAGATCGTGGCGGATACATTCTCGTCGCATTGTATAAAGGCGAACCTGTGGGTGTGTGCGCATTGATCAAAATGGACGATCCGGATTATGATTTTGAACTAGCCAAAATGGCGGTTTCGCCGCGCGCACAGGGGATGAATATTGGTTGGAAGCTGAGCAATGCCGCCATTGAAAAAGCCCGATTGCTGGGCGCAAAGGGGCTTTATCTGGAAAGTAATACGATCTTAAAACCTGCGATTAGTTTGTATCACAAGCTTGGTTTTAAGAAAGTCACTGGTCGGTCGACACCTTATGAGCGGGCTAATATTCAAATGGAGCTGAGGTTCTAG
- a CDS encoding alpha/beta hydrolase — MRIHLLVLLLFAKSLLVTAQDKNQIVIGKVDSIQSKILGENRKVLVHVPGGGDGLYSKKRYPVAYVLDGDAHFASVTGMIQQLSSVNGNTIVPEMIVVSIRNTDRTRDMTPTHIKDDLPMMDSIYSRRTGGGGAFLSFIEKELVPHMDSLYPTAPYKMLIGHSFGGLVVMNALITRPKLFNSYICIDPSMWYDHSNFLKTVKKTVAVQHQSDIWFALRQQILRRRYPQLRAADHGI; from the coding sequence ATGAGAATACATTTACTCGTACTGTTGCTATTCGCAAAAAGCCTTCTTGTCACTGCCCAGGACAAAAATCAAATCGTCATCGGCAAGGTCGATAGCATTCAATCCAAAATTTTAGGTGAAAATCGCAAGGTATTGGTGCATGTGCCGGGTGGGGGCGATGGTTTGTATTCCAAAAAGCGTTATCCCGTGGCCTATGTCCTGGATGGCGATGCGCATTTTGCTTCCGTGACCGGGATGATCCAGCAATTGAGTTCGGTCAATGGCAATACGATCGTACCGGAGATGATCGTGGTTTCGATACGAAATACGGATCGCACGCGCGATATGACGCCGACGCATATCAAAGACGACCTGCCCATGATGGACAGTATTTATTCGCGGAGGACGGGCGGAGGCGGCGCATTTCTTTCATTTATCGAAAAAGAGCTGGTGCCGCACATGGATTCCTTATATCCGACGGCGCCCTACAAAATGCTGATCGGGCATTCATTTGGTGGGTTAGTTGTCATGAATGCATTGATCACGCGCCCCAAGCTTTTCAATTCATACATCTGCATCGATCCCAGTATGTGGTACGATCATTCCAATTTTTTAAAAACCGTTAAAAAAACGGTGGCTGTGCAGCACCAATCAGATATCTGGTTTGCGTTACGCCAGCAAATTTTACGCCGACGATACCCACAGCTCCGCGCCGCTGATCACGGAATTTGA
- a CDS encoding dihydrofolate reductase family protein — MRRIITNTFLTLDGVMQAPGGPDEDKTSGFEYGGWSVTQWDEVLGKAMSDAMQEPYDLLLGRVTYGIFAAHWPRVKGEPTADQFNKANKYVATRTLNEGSWANTVLLNGDTIEQIKALKAGDGIDLQVHGSSGLIQSLLKHDLIDQMNICIYPLVIGKGKRLFGEGTIPANLKLVKHIVSSTGIIYTSYLRNGEIPLGSFELEAPTKA, encoded by the coding sequence ATGAGACGGATCATCACGAATACATTCCTGACTTTGGACGGTGTTATGCAGGCGCCGGGCGGGCCTGATGAAGACAAAACCAGCGGTTTCGAATACGGCGGCTGGTCGGTGACGCAGTGGGATGAAGTGCTGGGCAAGGCGATGTCGGACGCGATGCAGGAGCCTTACGACCTGCTGCTGGGCCGGGTTACCTATGGTATTTTTGCAGCACATTGGCCGCGTGTAAAAGGCGAACCGACGGCTGATCAGTTTAATAAAGCCAACAAATATGTGGCTACCAGAACTCTGAATGAGGGAAGCTGGGCCAATACCGTGCTTTTAAATGGCGATACGATTGAACAGATCAAAGCGCTGAAAGCCGGGGATGGTATTGATTTACAGGTACATGGTAGCAGTGGCCTGATTCAAAGTTTGCTCAAACATGATCTGATCGATCAGATGAATATCTGTATTTACCCACTCGTGATCGGCAAAGGGAAACGCTTATTCGGCGAAGGCACTATTCCGGCTAATTTGAAATTGGTCAAACATATTGTCTCCTCAACAGGGATTATCTACACGTCATATCTGCGAAATGGCGAAATCCCGCTGGGCTCATTTGAGCTTGAAGCACCGACCAAAGCGTAG
- a CDS encoding dihydrofolate reductase family protein codes for MRRIIINEHISLDGVIQGPGGPEEDRTGGFELGGWSAKYSDDLSGQTIIDAINQPYDLLLGRVTFQIWEPYWPFQSGPIADKFNSVKKYVATQTLKDSSWEGTVLLNGDTIEQVKALKASEGPDLHIWGSSDFAQSLFEKGLIDQMNLWTYPVVLGKGKKLFRETALPGNFKLTKHIAASTGLVISTYEADGKVKIGNSAEE; via the coding sequence ATGAGACGAATCATCATCAACGAGCACATCAGCCTCGACGGCGTAATCCAGGGACCAGGGGGCCCCGAGGAAGACAGAACAGGAGGCTTTGAACTGGGCGGCTGGTCTGCGAAGTATTCGGACGATTTGTCCGGGCAGACGATCATCGACGCCATCAATCAACCTTATGATCTCTTGCTGGGCAGGGTTACCTTTCAGATTTGGGAACCTTACTGGCCATTTCAGTCCGGTCCGATTGCGGATAAATTCAATAGTGTCAAAAAATACGTGGCCACCCAAACACTGAAAGACAGCAGCTGGGAAGGAACTGTACTGTTAAATGGGGATACCATCGAGCAGGTGAAAGCCTTAAAGGCCAGCGAAGGTCCCGATCTGCACATCTGGGGCAGTTCTGATTTCGCACAGTCCTTGTTTGAAAAAGGGCTGATCGATCAGATGAATCTCTGGACGTACCCGGTAGTTTTAGGTAAAGGCAAAAAGCTCTTCCGGGAAACCGCGTTGCCAGGCAATTTCAAGCTGACGAAACATATCGCCGCGTCCACAGGTTTAGTGATCTCGACCTATGAAGCAGACGGGAAAGTGAAGATTGGAAATTCGGCTGAGGAGTAA
- a CDS encoding alpha/beta fold hydrolase — MNLRNSLAFSIIFCCQFYICSAQEKLVKVGGHQVNVLVKNLKNRKPGQPVLVFENGMGVGLGSWRTVIDELSKTAAVLAYDRQGEGNSEKIYELPTPKHIAGRLHALLKQLHIAPPYVLVGHSMGGVYVRAFAGHYPSEVAAMVFVDPADFTETKEDWNQIFKTIGVPENKLDQVSPQRYNVTSKPDSARYGPWSERHVLAQLRWTDFAEINSLPVPQVPILFFIGGKFEVPVAQQSKVYDHKRFFEVRTNVNIERWKKFIYSSSKGGSLVYLSNSGHFVQNDDARLVTGNIKLLLERLVTN; from the coding sequence ATGAACTTACGTAACAGTCTCGCATTTTCGATCATCTTTTGCTGCCAGTTTTACATTTGTTCCGCCCAGGAAAAATTGGTGAAGGTTGGAGGACATCAGGTAAATGTACTTGTCAAAAACCTCAAAAACCGTAAACCCGGCCAACCTGTGCTCGTTTTTGAAAATGGCATGGGCGTTGGTTTGGGCAGCTGGCGGACGGTTATAGATGAACTTTCGAAAACTGCGGCGGTACTTGCTTACGATCGGCAGGGCGAAGGAAACTCTGAAAAAATATACGAGCTCCCGACCCCGAAGCACATAGCCGGCCGGCTGCATGCACTTTTAAAACAACTTCATATTGCCCCGCCTTACGTGCTGGTCGGACATTCGATGGGCGGCGTTTATGTGCGTGCGTTTGCCGGACATTATCCGTCGGAGGTCGCAGCGATGGTATTTGTAGACCCTGCGGATTTCACCGAGACAAAAGAAGACTGGAACCAGATTTTCAAAACAATAGGCGTGCCGGAAAACAAGCTCGATCAGGTTTCCCCACAAAGATACAACGTGACTTCGAAACCCGATTCGGCGCGGTATGGGCCGTGGAGCGAAAGACATGTACTGGCGCAGCTGAGATGGACCGATTTTGCAGAAATCAACTCGCTACCCGTTCCTCAGGTGCCCATTTTGTTTTTTATCGGAGGGAAGTTTGAGGTACCTGTTGCACAGCAAAGTAAGGTATATGACCACAAAAGATTCTTCGAAGTCCGCACGAACGTTAACATCGAGCGCTGGAAAAAATTTATTTATTCCTCTTCCAAAGGCGGTTCGCTGGTCTATCTGTCAAACAGCGGCCATTTCGTTCAGAACGATGACGCGAGGCTGGTGACCGGCAATATCAAACTGCTGCTGGAACGGTTGGTAACAAATTGA
- a CDS encoding SMI1/KNR4 family protein: protein MFEKITGLVKNYNEKAIQAGEPYATMGLISIEKKSSPEEISQLERAAGIRLPEALKLLYTGFGALQCDSMNENNSIHVFSPASLLAKLEDEDDWSRTPSLGLIDMIKLSWGNDRYEFEEELNNKIREAVNTNYFCFGWYYTDDNQESAHYLYFDREEKFGYVFYHQDEFSELVSDFLKPMSAGSIATQTLEELLCESLQRITNLESADD, encoded by the coding sequence ATGTTCGAAAAAATCACAGGTCTGGTCAAAAATTACAATGAGAAAGCCATTCAGGCGGGCGAGCCTTATGCGACCATGGGGCTGATCAGTATTGAAAAAAAGTCTTCCCCCGAAGAAATAAGTCAGTTGGAAAGAGCGGCCGGGATACGGCTTCCTGAGGCATTGAAACTTCTGTATACTGGCTTCGGCGCCCTTCAATGCGACAGCATGAATGAAAATAACAGCATCCATGTGTTTTCCCCAGCCTCCCTGCTGGCGAAATTGGAAGATGAAGATGATTGGTCCCGCACGCCGAGTCTGGGACTGATAGATATGATCAAACTAAGCTGGGGGAATGACCGCTATGAGTTTGAAGAAGAGCTGAATAACAAGATCCGGGAGGCGGTCAACACGAATTATTTTTGCTTTGGATGGTATTACACCGACGACAACCAGGAATCGGCCCATTACCTTTATTTCGACCGCGAAGAAAAATTCGGGTATGTATTTTATCATCAGGACGAATTTTCGGAACTCGTCAGTGACTTTTTAAAACCGATGTCTGCCGGGAGTATTGCAACGCAAACCCTGGAAGAATTACTCTGTGAATCACTCCAACGCATTACGAATCTGGAATCGGCGGATGATTGA
- a CDS encoding glycine zipper family protein, with protein sequence MKLPVSMLLAACVFTACDNSSKKQEAQLKAQQATIDSMKVAMEKKAIVDSMNTVMAQREKEMAREEKQTTTVYASEAAPAQKKSKWNHKAKGAVVGAGTGAVTGAIINKNRAEGAIVGSLIGAGVGVGTGAIVDKQVEKKKKQ encoded by the coding sequence ATGAAATTACCAGTTTCAATGTTACTCGCGGCCTGTGTTTTTACCGCCTGTGACAACAGTTCGAAGAAACAGGAAGCGCAATTGAAAGCGCAGCAGGCCACAATCGATTCGATGAAGGTCGCTATGGAAAAAAAGGCGATCGTGGATTCAATGAATACCGTTATGGCACAGCGGGAAAAAGAAATGGCCCGCGAAGAAAAGCAGACTACAACAGTATATGCGTCCGAAGCAGCACCCGCTCAGAAGAAATCGAAATGGAACCATAAAGCAAAAGGAGCTGTGGTAGGCGCGGGTACAGGTGCAGTAACCGGGGCTATTATCAATAAGAACCGGGCGGAAGGTGCGATCGTAGGCAGTCTGATCGGTGCCGGAGTAGGCGTCGGTACTGGGGCGATCGTTGATAAACAAGTTGAGAAAAAGAAAAAACAGTAA
- a CDS encoding methyltransferase domain-containing protein: protein MAWSPETYNKFKSERFAPFYDLMDLVKVKPGLHVIDLGCGTGELTRKLADKLPDSRVFGIDTSPEMLAESDAFKRTHLNFAQRSIEEQLGIPQQWDLVFSNAAVQWAENHRELIPNIVSKVRSGGQLLIQMPAQHHNISNQMLHELALEEPFRSALNGWTRTSPVLDIDEYAQLLFESRCRTMTVFEKIYPLVLQDATALFDWVSGTALLPYLERLQGELATEFTNEYQKKLRDRFPKAPVFYPFKRIILEGSL, encoded by the coding sequence ATGGCTTGGAGTCCAGAAACTTACAATAAATTCAAGTCGGAGCGATTTGCTCCTTTTTATGATTTGATGGATTTAGTTAAGGTTAAACCAGGCCTTCATGTGATCGATCTCGGATGCGGGACAGGGGAGTTGACCAGGAAGCTGGCCGACAAATTACCCGATAGTCGCGTATTCGGGATCGATACTTCCCCGGAAATGCTGGCCGAATCGGACGCATTTAAAAGGACCCACCTCAATTTTGCCCAAAGGTCTATCGAAGAACAACTGGGAATACCCCAGCAGTGGGACCTCGTGTTTTCCAATGCAGCTGTTCAATGGGCAGAGAACCATCGTGAACTGATCCCTAATATCGTTTCGAAAGTCAGGAGCGGAGGACAATTGCTCATTCAAATGCCTGCCCAGCATCATAATATCTCGAATCAAATGCTCCATGAGCTGGCTTTGGAAGAACCTTTCCGGTCGGCTTTGAATGGCTGGACCAGAACTTCTCCGGTCTTGGACATTGACGAATATGCGCAGCTGCTTTTCGAAAGCAGGTGCCGCACCATGACGGTTTTTGAAAAAATATACCCGCTCGTGTTGCAGGATGCAACTGCACTATTCGACTGGGTATCAGGAACTGCGCTATTGCCTTATCTTGAAAGACTGCAAGGTGAACTGGCTACGGAATTTACTAATGAATACCAGAAGAAACTCCGGGACAGATTTCCCAAGGCCCCCGTTTTCTACCCTTTTAAAAGGATAATACTGGAAGGTTCGCTTTGA
- a CDS encoding DUF1801 domain-containing protein gives MKKENGLTAGVSEPEQVDTFMQNLQHPLAETAAYLREVILGTDPAVGEGIYWNTPTFYYTGPMQPFNPKEYKRYLVNFNFFKQDAIRLIFLRGADVANAGGLLEGDFKDGRRMAVFTGLDDVKAKEEFLRTILIELLQTAGQ, from the coding sequence ATGAAAAAAGAAAATGGTTTGACAGCCGGCGTATCGGAGCCTGAGCAGGTGGACACATTTATGCAAAACCTGCAACACCCGCTGGCAGAGACAGCCGCATACTTACGGGAAGTAATCCTCGGTACCGACCCGGCAGTAGGAGAGGGCATTTACTGGAACACACCGACATTTTACTACACCGGGCCCATGCAGCCTTTCAATCCGAAAGAATATAAGCGCTATCTGGTTAACTTTAATTTCTTCAAGCAGGATGCTATCAGACTGATATTCCTGCGCGGGGCCGATGTGGCGAACGCCGGAGGATTGCTGGAAGGCGACTTTAAAGACGGGCGAAGAATGGCAGTGTTTACGGGCTTGGACGATGTGAAGGCCAAGGAGGAATTTTTAAGGACTATTCTCATCGAGTTATTGCAAACCGCCGGTCAATAG
- a CDS encoding serine hydrolase domain-containing protein, whose translation MFGKKFYLVILLFVFKTGFSQNLNKEKLDAYFQALDANRKFMGSVAISQNGQIVYSKTIGYADVETQKKADANTRYRIGSISKTFTAVLVFKAIEENKIALTQTIDKFFPAIKNAGKITVSNLLNHRSGIHNFTNDPDYEKWNTGKKSRKEMVDLIVTAGSDFEPGSKAAYSNSNYVLLSVILEEIYKKPLAGLVEQYITKPAGLKYTKVGGKISVADNEANSYKFTDNWVRQSETDMSIPIGAGALISTPEDLTRFADALFGGKLISEKSLAEMKTLKENFGMGLFPIPFYDKMSLGHSGGIDGFQSVFGYFPEQKIAYAITSNGSAMAVNSITIAMLNAVFGMPVEIPDFKVYSPAPADLDLYPGTYASNQIPIKITVTRSGTSLTAQATNQPSFTLEATDKHKFKFDAAGLVMEFKPAEKKMILRQGGGVFDFRKE comes from the coding sequence ATGTTTGGAAAGAAATTTTACCTCGTAATCTTATTATTTGTCTTCAAAACAGGCTTTTCCCAAAACCTGAACAAAGAAAAACTGGACGCCTATTTCCAGGCGCTCGATGCCAACAGAAAATTCATGGGCAGTGTCGCTATTTCTCAGAATGGGCAGATAGTATACAGTAAAACAATCGGTTATGCCGACGTGGAGACGCAGAAAAAAGCGGATGCGAATACCAGATATCGCATTGGTTCGATCTCCAAAACCTTCACTGCTGTGCTCGTTTTTAAGGCAATAGAAGAAAATAAAATTGCATTGACGCAGACCATCGACAAGTTTTTTCCAGCGATCAAAAATGCCGGAAAGATCACGGTAAGCAACCTTTTAAACCACCGGAGCGGCATTCATAATTTCACAAACGACCCGGATTACGAGAAATGGAATACCGGCAAAAAAAGCCGGAAGGAAATGGTAGACCTGATCGTGACGGCCGGCAGCGATTTCGAGCCGGGCAGTAAGGCAGCTTACAGCAATTCCAATTATGTGCTGCTATCGGTTATTCTCGAGGAAATTTACAAAAAACCGCTCGCCGGGCTTGTAGAGCAGTATATTACGAAACCTGCTGGCCTGAAATATACAAAAGTAGGTGGCAAGATCTCAGTAGCTGATAACGAAGCGAATTCTTACAAATTTACAGACAACTGGGTCAGGCAATCTGAAACGGATATGTCCATTCCGATCGGTGCAGGCGCATTGATTTCCACGCCGGAGGATCTAACCAGGTTCGCCGACGCTCTTTTTGGTGGTAAGCTGATTTCGGAAAAAAGTCTGGCGGAAATGAAAACCTTGAAGGAGAATTTCGGAATGGGGCTTTTTCCGATTCCATTTTATGACAAAATGAGCCTGGGACACAGTGGTGGGATAGACGGATTTCAATCCGTTTTTGGCTATTTTCCGGAGCAAAAAATAGCCTATGCCATTACCAGCAACGGTAGTGCAATGGCTGTGAACAGCATTACAATTGCGATGCTGAATGCGGTTTTCGGCATGCCTGTTGAAATTCCTGACTTCAAAGTTTATAGCCCCGCGCCGGCCGATCTCGACCTGTATCCCGGAACTTACGCCAGTAACCAGATCCCCATTAAAATCACGGTAACCAGGTCCGGAACTTCCCTTACTGCCCAGGCGACCAATCAGCCTTCTTTTACCCTGGAAGCTACCGACAAGCACAAGTTCAAATTTGATGCAGCGGGTCTGGTAATGGAATTTAAGCCGGCCGAGAAGAAAATGATCCTGCGCCAGGGTGGGGGTGTTTTTGATTTTCGTAAAGAATAA